From a region of the Hyalangium minutum genome:
- a CDS encoding GFA family protein: MKTGGCACGAVRYVVTLELTPVTFCHCSKCRRWHGHVGAYTAVDRPGFQLTEERGLRWYAASSTVRKGFCGECGSSLLWDEEGAPKMSICAGTLDAPTGLRSKAHIYLGSKGDYYEVPEDGLLRREEFSR; the protein is encoded by the coding sequence ATGAAGACGGGCGGATGCGCATGCGGCGCCGTGAGGTACGTGGTCACCCTCGAGTTGACCCCTGTCACGTTCTGCCACTGCTCGAAGTGTCGTCGCTGGCATGGACACGTCGGGGCTTACACCGCCGTCGACCGCCCCGGTTTTCAACTCACCGAGGAGCGCGGGCTCAGGTGGTACGCGGCGTCGTCGACCGTGCGGAAGGGCTTCTGCGGCGAGTGCGGCTCGAGCTTGCTATGGGACGAAGAGGGCGCGCCGAAGATGTCGATCTGTGCGGGTACCCTCGATGCCCCGACTGGGTTGAGGTCGAAGGCACATATCTACCTGGGGAGCAAAGGCGACTATTACGAAGTGCCTGAAGACGGCCTCCTGCGGCGAGAAGAGTTCTCTCGCTGA
- a CDS encoding GNAT family N-acetyltransferase, with protein MRTPTDWYGPVADLLNVDKPSPVRSCIRFSHRAPVTLECAPMTPPETHPAHAVKIRPATLADAATLTELGARTFRDSFAADNTPEDMEAFLASHYRPELQEAELKDPLNLYLLAEVSGVPAGFALLRDGAREQCVQAEHPLNLTRLYVDRPFLGAKVGAALMLRCLEEARTRRHDVLWLGVWERNARARAFYARWGFTEVGEMRFLLGNDPQRDLVLTLAL; from the coding sequence ATGCGCACGCCGACGGACTGGTACGGCCCGGTCGCAGATCTCCTCAACGTCGACAAGCCGAGCCCCGTCCGCAGTTGCATCCGCTTCTCCCACCGCGCGCCCGTGACGCTAGAGTGCGCGCCGATGACGCCCCCGGAGACGCATCCCGCGCACGCCGTGAAGATCCGCCCCGCGACGCTGGCGGACGCAGCGACCCTGACGGAGCTCGGCGCGCGCACGTTTAGAGACTCCTTCGCCGCCGACAACACCCCTGAGGACATGGAGGCGTTCCTCGCCTCGCACTACCGGCCGGAACTCCAGGAAGCGGAGCTGAAGGACCCGCTCAACCTGTACCTGCTGGCGGAGGTCTCTGGAGTCCCCGCCGGCTTTGCCCTGCTGCGCGACGGAGCCCGCGAACAGTGCGTGCAGGCCGAGCACCCGCTCAACCTGACCCGCCTGTACGTGGACCGGCCCTTCCTGGGAGCTAAAGTGGGGGCTGCGCTCATGCTCCGCTGTCTGGAGGAGGCGCGCACTCGGAGGCATGACGTGTTGTGGCTGGGCGTGTGGGAACGCAATGCCCGCGCACGGGCCTTCTACGCACGTTGGGGCTTCACCGAGGTGGGCGAGATGCGCTTCCTGCTGGGGAACGATCCGCAGCGCGATCTCGTGCTCACCCTCGCGCTCTGA